In Streptomyces sp. NBC_00569, a single genomic region encodes these proteins:
- a CDS encoding FadR/GntR family transcriptional regulator codes for MRRMSEEPRNPAIRHRRVSQQVQRAVTQLILDRGLRPGELLPTEAELMESLGVSRNSVRESLKALQALDIVEIRHGYGTYVGQASLTPLADGLTFRTLLRPASDAHALAEILQVREILEEGLIRRVAAAPLPPEILDRLDDIVRKMAAAGQADEPFADLDRDFHETLYRSLGNELIPQLLGAFWNVFDRVAGARSWSSDPDPDVTVSRHRDIVTALRAQDAAGAQRAMAHHFRGIEARAEQETRGVE; via the coding sequence ATGCGGCGCATGTCTGAGGAGCCCAGGAACCCGGCGATACGGCACCGCCGCGTCAGTCAGCAGGTACAGCGCGCGGTCACACAGCTCATCCTGGACAGAGGACTGCGGCCCGGCGAACTGCTGCCCACCGAGGCCGAGCTGATGGAGTCGCTCGGCGTCAGCAGAAACTCCGTACGCGAGTCCCTCAAGGCCCTCCAGGCACTCGACATCGTCGAGATCCGACACGGCTACGGCACCTACGTCGGACAGGCCTCCCTCACCCCGCTCGCCGACGGCCTCACCTTCCGCACCCTGCTGCGGCCCGCCTCCGACGCGCACGCCCTCGCCGAGATCCTCCAGGTCCGCGAGATCCTCGAGGAGGGCCTGATCCGCAGGGTCGCCGCGGCCCCGCTCCCGCCGGAGATCCTCGACCGGCTCGACGACATCGTCCGGAAGATGGCCGCCGCGGGCCAGGCCGACGAACCCTTCGCCGACCTCGATCGGGACTTCCACGAGACGCTCTACCGCTCGCTGGGCAACGAGCTGATCCCGCAGCTCCTCGGCGCGTTCTGGAACGTCTTCGACCGTGTCGCCGGCGCGCGCTCCTGGTCCAGCGACCCCGACCCCGACGTCACCGTCAGCCGCCACCGCGACATCGTCACGGCTCTGCGCGCCCAGGACGCCGCGGGCGCGCAGCGGGCCATGGCACACCACTTCCGGGGCATCGAGGCACGCGCGGAACAGGAGACGAGAGGCGTCGAGTGA
- a CDS encoding ABC transporter permease, with protein sequence MVVIARILARRLVLLVPLLLGIVLFVFLVMRFSDSDPASAFFQGANPTPQQLHDFRERNGLLDPLPVRYFHFVGDLVRGDMGVSALTRQPVVDQVTTALPLTLQLTFLGLAVAVVVSLVLGVTAAIHRDRLLDQIVRVVSLTGVAAPGFWLALLMIQYLAVGQGWFPTGGYINPADSFTGWLKCMTLPALSLSLPVAAQLTRIVRTAVVEELDKDYVRTAIGSGLPPVVVVGRNVLRNALINPLTVLGLRVGYLLGGAVVTETIFSLPGMGKLMIDAVKNGDPAVVQGVVLTTAVGFVVVNLAIDILYLMVNPRLRGAQS encoded by the coding sequence GTGGTCGTGATCGCCAGAATTCTGGCCCGCCGTCTGGTCCTGCTCGTGCCGCTGCTGCTCGGCATCGTTCTGTTCGTGTTTCTCGTGATGCGGTTCTCGGACAGCGATCCGGCGTCGGCGTTCTTCCAGGGCGCCAATCCGACGCCGCAGCAGCTGCACGACTTCCGGGAGCGCAACGGGCTGCTCGATCCGCTCCCCGTGCGGTACTTCCACTTCGTGGGCGATCTCGTCCGGGGCGACATGGGCGTCAGCGCCCTGACCCGGCAGCCGGTGGTCGACCAGGTGACCACCGCGCTGCCGCTGACGCTGCAGCTGACGTTCCTCGGCCTCGCGGTCGCGGTCGTCGTGTCCCTGGTACTCGGTGTCACGGCGGCCATCCACCGCGACCGGCTCCTCGACCAGATCGTCCGCGTCGTGTCGCTGACGGGCGTGGCGGCGCCCGGGTTCTGGCTGGCGCTGCTGATGATCCAGTATCTGGCGGTCGGGCAGGGCTGGTTCCCGACCGGCGGCTACATCAACCCGGCGGACTCCTTCACGGGCTGGCTCAAGTGCATGACGCTCCCGGCGCTCTCGCTGTCCCTGCCCGTCGCGGCGCAGCTGACGCGCATCGTGCGTACGGCGGTGGTCGAGGAGCTGGACAAGGACTACGTCCGTACGGCGATCGGCAGCGGGCTGCCGCCGGTCGTCGTGGTGGGGCGCAACGTGCTGCGCAACGCCCTGATCAACCCGCTGACCGTGCTCGGACTACGGGTCGGCTATCTGCTGGGCGGGGCGGTCGTCACGGAGACGATCTTCTCCCTGCCGGGGATGGGGAAGCTGATGATCGACGCGGTGAAGAACGGTGACCCGGCGGTCGTCCAGGGGGTCGTCCTGACGACGGCCGTCGGGTTCGTCGTCGTCAACCTCGCCATCGACATCCTGTATCTGATGGTCAACCCGCGGCTCAGGGGGGCGCAGAGCTAG
- a CDS encoding isoprenyl transferase, whose product MARRGILGRSRREYKTPEPHPTGARPPKIPGELVPEHVAIVMDGNGRWAKERGLPRTEGHKVGAERVMDVLQGAIEMGVGAISLYAFSTENWKRSPDEVRFLMNFNRDFIRKTRDQLDELGVRVRWVGRMPKLWKSVAQELEISQEQTKGNDKLTLYFCMNYGGRAEIADAAQAIAEDVKAGRLDPSKVSEKTFAKYLYYPDMPDVDLFLRPSGEQRTSNYLLWQSAYAEMVFQDVLWPDFDRRDLWRACLEYASRDRRFGGAMPNEEQIANS is encoded by the coding sequence ATGGCACGTCGCGGAATTCTCGGACGGTCCCGCCGTGAGTACAAGACGCCCGAACCGCACCCGACGGGCGCGCGGCCGCCGAAGATCCCCGGCGAGCTGGTGCCGGAGCACGTCGCCATCGTGATGGACGGCAACGGCCGGTGGGCGAAGGAGCGCGGGCTGCCGCGCACGGAGGGCCACAAGGTCGGCGCCGAGCGGGTCATGGACGTCCTCCAGGGCGCGATCGAGATGGGCGTCGGCGCGATCTCGCTCTACGCCTTCTCCACGGAGAACTGGAAGCGCTCACCCGACGAGGTCCGCTTCCTCATGAACTTCAACCGCGACTTCATCCGCAAGACCCGCGACCAGCTCGACGAGCTGGGCGTACGGGTGCGCTGGGTGGGCCGCATGCCCAAGCTGTGGAAGTCGGTCGCCCAGGAGCTGGAGATCTCCCAGGAGCAGACCAAGGGCAACGACAAGCTGACCCTGTACTTCTGCATGAACTACGGCGGCCGCGCCGAGATCGCCGACGCCGCGCAGGCCATCGCCGAGGACGTGAAGGCGGGCCGCCTCGACCCGTCGAAGGTCAGCGAGAAGACCTTCGCGAAGTACCTCTACTACCCGGACATGCCGGACGTCGACCTGTTCCTGCGCCCCAGCGGCGAGCAGCGCACCTCCAACTACCTGCTGTGGCAGAGCGCTTACGCCGAAATGGTGTTCCAGGACGTCCTGTGGCCCGACTTCGATCGTCGTGACCTGTGGCGCGCCTGCCTCGAGTACGCCTCCCGGGACCGCCGCTTCGGTGGAGCGATGCCGAACGAGGAACAGATCGCCAACAGCTGA
- a CDS encoding metal ABC transporter substrate-binding protein, whose translation MNVRRLIPTAAVASVTVLGITALSACSASSGDGRNSDGKLAVVASFYPMQYLAEQIGGDHVAVTNLTKPGQEPHDLEISAKQTAQLQDAGVALYLKGLQPAVDDAIQQSGIRTKVDAASLTHLEKHGTEVGGHAEEHDHEHGGEGGRDPHIWLDPVKYAEVAEGVGKAFEKADPDHAAAYKKNTAALVGKLDGLNTRFEDGLKNTDSKVFITTHAAFGYLAERYGLTEEAISGLDPESEPSAARVKDLQNMAKADGVTTVFYETLVSDRTAKTLAGDAGLKTAVLDPLEGITDKSKGDDYIQVMESNLKALQTALGAK comes from the coding sequence ATGAACGTACGACGCCTCATACCCACCGCCGCCGTCGCCTCCGTCACCGTGCTCGGCATCACGGCCCTGTCGGCCTGCTCCGCCTCCTCGGGTGACGGCAGGAACAGCGACGGCAAGCTCGCGGTGGTGGCGTCGTTCTATCCGATGCAGTACCTCGCGGAGCAGATCGGCGGGGACCACGTCGCCGTCACCAATCTGACCAAGCCCGGCCAGGAGCCGCACGACCTGGAGATCAGCGCGAAGCAGACCGCGCAGCTCCAGGACGCGGGTGTCGCCCTCTATCTCAAGGGCCTCCAGCCGGCCGTCGACGACGCGATACAGCAGTCCGGGATCAGGACCAAGGTCGATGCCGCTTCCCTGACGCATCTGGAGAAGCACGGCACCGAGGTCGGCGGACACGCCGAGGAGCACGACCACGAGCACGGCGGCGAGGGCGGCCGGGATCCGCACATCTGGCTGGACCCGGTGAAGTACGCCGAGGTCGCCGAGGGTGTGGGCAAGGCCTTCGAGAAGGCCGACCCGGATCACGCGGCGGCGTACAAGAAGAACACCGCGGCGCTGGTCGGCAAGCTCGACGGACTGAACACACGGTTCGAGGACGGGCTGAAGAACACCGATTCGAAGGTGTTCATCACGACCCACGCGGCCTTCGGCTATCTCGCCGAGCGGTACGGGCTCACCGAGGAGGCCATCAGCGGCCTCGACCCGGAGAGCGAGCCCAGCGCGGCGCGTGTGAAGGACCTCCAGAACATGGCGAAGGCCGACGGGGTGACCACGGTCTTCTACGAGACCCTCGTCAGCGACAGGACGGCGAAGACCCTCGCGGGCGACGCGGGCCTCAAGACCGCCGTGCTCGACCCGCTCGAGGGCATCACCGACAAGTCCAAGGGCGACGACTACATCCAGGTCATGGAGTCGAACCTGAAGGCCCTGCAGACGGCGCTCGGCGCCAAGTGA
- a CDS encoding metal ABC transporter permease, producing the protein MEFLDSAFMQRALLAAVLVGITAPAIGIYLVQRRQALMGDGIGHVAMTGVGLGFLLSTSPVWMAMAVSVVGVVIMELIRWYGKTRGDIALAMLFYGGMAGGVMLINLAPGGSTANLQSYLFGSLSTVSQSDLVSICVLAGFVAAVTIGLRRQLFAVSQDEEFARVTGLPVRVLNLLVAVTAAATVTVAMRVVGLLLVSALMVVPVAAAQQLTRSFAATFAIAVAIGVTTTLGGTITNYYVEIPPGATIVLLTIAAFIVFSLIATPLARRRARAAASAAGDPAECAIPGRIPGQAGAEV; encoded by the coding sequence ATGGAATTCCTCGACTCCGCCTTCATGCAGCGGGCCCTGCTCGCCGCGGTCCTGGTGGGCATCACCGCCCCCGCGATCGGCATCTATCTCGTCCAGCGGCGGCAGGCCCTGATGGGTGACGGCATCGGCCATGTCGCGATGACGGGCGTCGGCCTCGGCTTCCTGCTCTCCACGTCGCCCGTGTGGATGGCGATGGCGGTCTCCGTGGTCGGCGTCGTGATCATGGAACTGATCCGCTGGTACGGGAAGACGCGCGGCGACATCGCGCTCGCGATGCTCTTCTACGGAGGTATGGCGGGCGGCGTGATGCTGATCAACCTCGCCCCCGGCGGTTCCACGGCGAATCTGCAGAGTTATCTCTTCGGCTCGCTGTCGACCGTCTCGCAGAGCGACCTCGTGTCGATCTGCGTCCTCGCCGGATTCGTCGCCGCGGTCACGATCGGTCTGCGCCGGCAGCTGTTCGCGGTCAGCCAGGACGAGGAGTTCGCCCGGGTCACCGGCCTGCCGGTGCGCGTCCTGAACCTGCTCGTCGCGGTGACCGCGGCGGCGACCGTCACCGTCGCGATGCGCGTCGTGGGTCTGCTCCTGGTGTCCGCGCTGATGGTGGTCCCGGTGGCGGCCGCGCAGCAGCTCACGCGGAGCTTCGCGGCGACTTTCGCGATCGCCGTGGCCATCGGCGTCACCACGACGCTGGGCGGCACGATCACCAACTACTACGTCGAGATCCCGCCCGGCGCGACGATCGTGCTGCTGACCATCGCGGCGTTCATCGTCTTCAGCCTGATCGCCACTCCGCTGGCCAGGCGCAGGGCGCGGGCGGCGGCGAGCGCGGCCGGCGACCCGGCGGAGTGCGCGATTCCGGGCCGGATCCCCGGTCAGGCCGGGGCCGAGGTCTGA
- a CDS encoding dipeptide/oligopeptide/nickel ABC transporter permease/ATP-binding protein translates to MVTSRKALAEALSRPGVRLRSLRRLPVLSRIAVAVVAVVVLMALFAPLLAPHDPLDQQSQTDGTGHPSGSHWMGQDSLGRDILSRLMYGARWSLAIGLGATLLALVVGAVLGAIAATSRKAVDETLMRCLDIVMAFPGIALAAVLVAVFGGGIPVLICAIAFLFTPPVARVVRANVLDQYGEDYVTAERVIGARTPHIVLRHVAVNCAAPVLVFCTVQVAEAIVFEASLSFIGAGVRPPDPSWGSVIADGKNMVLIGGWWATVFPGLLMLLTVLALNILSEGVSDAWAAPAARDVSGAEADRLEAPKPGSGTVLELPGLTEAATRLRSRARPLPEGDPVLQVTDLAIGFDTRHGGVDIVDGITFDVRPGEVLGLVGESGCGKSLTALTVMGLEPKGARIRGRVTFDGQELIGRSMGARRRLLGHDMAMIYQDALSSLNPAMTVRSQLKQVVRRGGRRTPAELLSLVGLDPERTLRSYPHELSGGQRQRVLIAMALSRSPKLIVADEPTTALDVTVQAQVIELLLRLREELGFALILVSHDLALVADVTDRVVVMYGGQIVETGVTADLVEAPTHHYTRGLLGSVLSLETAADRLTQIRGVVPSPADFPAGCRFADRCPMASEVCRTTAPDLLGGRRHASACHHPAVVPPPTVPAPRGSEALK, encoded by the coding sequence ATGGTCACCTCCCGTAAAGCGCTCGCCGAGGCACTGTCCCGGCCGGGCGTCCGGCTGCGCTCCCTGCGCCGGCTGCCCGTCCTGTCCCGGATCGCGGTCGCCGTCGTCGCGGTCGTCGTCCTCATGGCGCTGTTCGCGCCGCTGCTCGCACCTCACGACCCGCTCGACCAGCAGTCGCAGACCGACGGCACCGGGCACCCGTCGGGCAGTCACTGGATGGGCCAGGACAGCCTCGGCCGCGACATCCTCAGCCGGCTGATGTACGGGGCGCGCTGGTCGCTGGCCATCGGACTCGGCGCGACGCTCCTCGCGCTGGTGGTGGGCGCGGTGCTCGGCGCGATCGCGGCGACGTCGCGCAAGGCGGTCGACGAGACGCTGATGCGCTGCCTCGACATCGTGATGGCGTTCCCCGGGATCGCTCTCGCGGCCGTCCTCGTCGCCGTGTTCGGCGGCGGCATCCCCGTACTCATCTGCGCGATCGCCTTCCTGTTCACTCCGCCCGTCGCCCGTGTCGTGCGGGCCAACGTGCTCGACCAGTACGGCGAGGACTACGTGACGGCCGAGCGGGTCATCGGGGCGCGCACGCCGCACATCGTGCTGCGGCACGTCGCGGTCAACTGCGCGGCGCCGGTCCTGGTGTTCTGCACGGTGCAGGTCGCGGAGGCCATCGTCTTCGAGGCGTCGCTGTCGTTCATCGGGGCGGGGGTCCGGCCGCCCGACCCGTCGTGGGGCAGTGTCATCGCGGACGGCAAGAACATGGTCCTGATCGGGGGCTGGTGGGCGACCGTCTTCCCCGGCCTGCTGATGCTGCTCACGGTGCTCGCGCTCAACATCCTGTCCGAGGGCGTGTCCGACGCGTGGGCCGCGCCCGCCGCGCGTGACGTGTCCGGCGCGGAGGCGGACCGTCTCGAAGCGCCGAAGCCCGGCAGCGGCACGGTCCTCGAACTGCCCGGCCTCACCGAGGCCGCCACCCGGCTGAGGTCCCGCGCCCGGCCCCTGCCCGAGGGCGACCCCGTCCTCCAGGTCACCGATCTCGCGATCGGCTTCGACACCCGGCACGGCGGCGTGGACATCGTCGACGGCATCACGTTCGACGTGCGGCCCGGTGAGGTCCTCGGCCTGGTCGGCGAGTCGGGGTGCGGCAAGTCGCTGACCGCGCTGACCGTGATGGGGCTCGAACCCAAGGGCGCGCGGATCCGCGGCCGGGTCACCTTCGACGGCCAGGAGCTGATCGGCCGCTCGATGGGCGCCAGGCGCCGGCTTCTCGGCCACGACATGGCGATGATCTACCAGGACGCCCTGTCGTCCCTGAACCCGGCGATGACCGTGCGCTCCCAGCTCAAGCAGGTCGTACGCCGCGGCGGCCGGCGCACCCCGGCCGAGCTGCTCTCCCTCGTCGGCCTCGACCCCGAGCGGACCCTGCGCAGCTATCCGCACGAGCTGTCGGGCGGCCAGCGCCAGCGCGTCCTGATCGCGATGGCCCTGTCGCGCAGCCCGAAGCTGATCGTCGCCGACGAGCCGACGACCGCGCTCGACGTGACCGTGCAGGCGCAGGTCATCGAGCTGCTGCTGCGACTGCGCGAGGAGCTGGGCTTCGCGCTGATCCTCGTCTCGCACGACCTGGCGCTCGTCGCCGACGTCACGGACCGGGTGGTCGTGATGTACGGCGGGCAGATCGTGGAGACGGGCGTGACGGCGGACCTCGTCGAGGCGCCCACGCACCACTACACGCGCGGGCTGCTCGGCTCGGTCCTCTCTCTGGAGACGGCGGCGGACCGGCTGACGCAGATCAGGGGCGTCGTGCCGTCGCCGGCCGACTTCCCGGCGGGCTGCCGGTTCGCCGACCGGTGCCCGATGGCGAGCGAGGTGTGCCGGACGACGGCACCCGACCTGCTCGGCGGCCGGCGGCACGCGTCGGCCTGTCACCATCCGGCGGTGGTCCCGCCGCCCACGGTTCCGGCTCCCCGGGGAAGCGAGGCTCTGAAGTGA
- the recO gene encoding DNA repair protein RecO → MSLFRDDGIVLRTQKLGEADRIITLLTRNHGRVRAVARGVRRTKSKFGARLEPFSHVDVQFFARGSELIGRGLPLCTQSETIAPYGGGIVSDYARYTAGTAMLETAERFTDHEGEPAVQQYLLLVGGLRTLSRGEHEPHLVLDAFLLRSLAVNGYAPSFGDCAKCGLPGPNRFFSVGAGGSVCVDCRVPGSVVPSPQALVLLGALLTGDWETADACEARFVREGSGLVSAYLHWHLERGLRSLRYVEKS, encoded by the coding sequence ATGAGCCTGTTCCGCGACGACGGCATCGTGCTGCGCACCCAGAAGCTGGGCGAAGCGGACCGCATCATCACGCTGCTCACCCGCAATCACGGGCGCGTGCGCGCCGTGGCGCGCGGTGTGCGGCGCACCAAGTCCAAGTTCGGCGCCCGGCTCGAACCCTTCTCGCACGTCGACGTGCAGTTCTTCGCGCGGGGCAGCGAGTTGATTGGGCGCGGGCTGCCCCTGTGCACCCAGAGCGAGACCATCGCCCCCTACGGCGGCGGCATCGTCAGCGACTACGCCCGCTACACCGCCGGCACCGCCATGCTGGAGACCGCCGAGCGCTTCACCGACCACGAGGGCGAGCCGGCCGTCCAGCAGTACCTGCTCCTGGTGGGCGGGCTGCGGACCCTCTCCAGAGGCGAGCACGAACCCCACCTCGTCCTCGACGCCTTCCTGCTGCGCTCCCTCGCCGTGAACGGCTACGCCCCGAGTTTCGGCGACTGCGCGAAGTGCGGCCTCCCGGGCCCCAACCGGTTCTTCTCCGTCGGAGCGGGCGGCTCGGTTTGCGTCGACTGCCGGGTACCGGGCAGCGTCGTACCCTCACCGCAGGCCCTCGTCCTCCTCGGCGCGCTGCTGACCGGCGACTGGGAGACGGCGGACGCGTGCGAGGCACGCTTCGTGAGAGAGGGCAGCGGACTGGTGTCGGCGTATCTGCACTGGCACCTGGAGCGCGGACTGCGCTCCCTGCGTTACGTAGAGAAAAGCTAG
- a CDS encoding Fur family transcriptional regulator, producing MAQWAAGSKSEEATVGAPVRGRSTRQRAAVAAALDEVDEFRSAQELHDVLKHKGDSVGLTTVYRTLQSLADAGEVDVLRTSDGEAVYRRCSSGEHHHHLVCRVCGKAVEVEGPAVEKWAETIAAEHGYVNVAHTVEIFGTCAECAGAAAES from the coding sequence CTGGCACAATGGGCCGCCGGCAGTAAATCCGAGGAGGCAACAGTGGGAGCCCCGGTTCGAGGCAGGTCGACCCGCCAGCGTGCGGCCGTGGCGGCGGCGCTCGACGAGGTGGACGAGTTCCGCAGTGCCCAGGAGCTCCACGACGTCCTCAAGCACAAGGGTGACTCGGTGGGTCTGACGACCGTCTACCGCACCCTGCAGTCCCTCGCCGACGCGGGCGAGGTCGATGTTCTGCGCACGTCGGACGGCGAGGCCGTCTACCGGCGCTGCTCCAGCGGCGAGCACCACCATCACCTGGTGTGCCGGGTGTGCGGCAAGGCGGTCGAGGTCGAGGGCCCGGCCGTGGAGAAGTGGGCCGAGACGATCGCCGCGGAGCACGGGTATGTGAACGTGGCGCACACGGTGGAGATCTTCGGTACGTGCGCGGAGTGCGCGGGCGCCGCCGCGGAGAGCTGA
- a CDS encoding ABC transporter substrate-binding protein has protein sequence MSDHEPTGRRSFLKYTGALGAAAAISTSLSACSSGPKSTNDTGDGKGGGSSLTAVIGYGNDGSWDPTQTASAFAMAGNQHLYEGLLDTDPITREPYAALATKVPTDAELATTSWKFTLREGAKWHDGKPVTADDVVFVFDRILDPGTQSLAKGFFESWLKEVRKTGDDSVELVLKFPFPDGAARLTLAKIMPKHVFSKPGAWDDATKGKAVGSGPYRQTSHQPKTNTTFEAFADYNGPRKASFKKMNWLTIVDAAPRVAKISGGSADAQIADNIPYANIAQLKKGGLTVEGGAGMNNLFLMFNTAHKPFDDVRVRQALHYAIDRQKMIEVALKGHGKGASSFLNEGNPDHRPAKTVYEYDPDKAKKLLKDAGVSGLSVSLMSVNVSWIMDCLPTIKASWDAIGVKTTLDPQETTAVFTKMDQKKDYQIVAAASNPNQFGLDADLIMHYNYGPSNLWMGYARWAGSSDAKHLFKLMDQATREPDPAKKKTMIQEYIDIVAEQAVLYPVVHNELMTAWDPKKITGVQAQPYPGINVLKAKPA, from the coding sequence ATGAGCGACCACGAGCCGACCGGCCGCCGATCCTTCCTCAAGTACACCGGCGCCCTCGGCGCGGCCGCTGCCATCTCCACCTCCCTGTCGGCCTGTTCGTCCGGGCCGAAGTCCACCAACGACACGGGCGACGGCAAGGGCGGCGGATCCTCGCTGACCGCCGTCATCGGGTACGGCAACGACGGAAGCTGGGACCCGACGCAGACCGCGTCGGCCTTCGCCATGGCCGGCAACCAGCACCTCTACGAGGGCCTCCTCGACACCGACCCGATCACGCGCGAGCCCTACGCGGCGCTCGCCACGAAGGTGCCGACGGATGCAGAACTGGCCACCACCTCCTGGAAGTTCACTCTGCGCGAGGGTGCCAAGTGGCACGACGGGAAGCCCGTCACGGCGGACGACGTGGTGTTCGTCTTCGACCGGATCCTCGACCCGGGCACGCAGTCGCTCGCCAAGGGCTTCTTCGAAAGCTGGCTGAAGGAGGTCAGGAAGACGGGTGACGACTCCGTCGAGCTCGTCCTCAAGTTCCCCTTCCCGGACGGCGCCGCGCGGCTGACCCTCGCCAAGATCATGCCGAAGCACGTGTTCTCGAAGCCGGGCGCGTGGGACGACGCGACCAAGGGCAAGGCGGTGGGCTCGGGCCCGTACCGGCAGACCTCGCACCAGCCGAAGACGAACACCACCTTCGAGGCGTTCGCGGACTACAACGGGCCGCGCAAGGCGTCGTTCAAGAAGATGAACTGGCTGACCATCGTGGACGCGGCGCCACGCGTCGCGAAGATCTCCGGTGGCAGCGCGGACGCGCAGATCGCGGACAACATCCCGTACGCGAACATCGCGCAGCTGAAGAAGGGCGGCCTCACCGTCGAGGGCGGCGCCGGGATGAACAACCTCTTCCTGATGTTCAACACCGCGCACAAGCCGTTCGACGACGTGCGGGTGCGTCAGGCCCTGCACTACGCCATCGACAGGCAGAAGATGATCGAGGTGGCACTCAAGGGGCACGGGAAGGGCGCGAGTTCGTTCCTGAACGAGGGCAACCCCGACCACCGGCCGGCGAAGACGGTGTACGAGTACGACCCGGACAAGGCGAAGAAGCTCCTCAAGGACGCCGGGGTCAGCGGGCTCTCGGTCTCCCTGATGTCCGTCAACGTGTCGTGGATCATGGACTGTCTCCCGACGATCAAGGCCTCGTGGGACGCGATCGGCGTGAAGACCACGCTCGACCCGCAGGAGACCACGGCCGTCTTCACGAAGATGGACCAGAAGAAGGACTACCAGATCGTGGCGGCCGCCTCGAACCCCAACCAGTTCGGGCTCGACGCCGACCTGATCATGCATTACAACTACGGCCCGTCGAACCTGTGGATGGGCTACGCGCGCTGGGCGGGCAGCTCCGACGCCAAGCACCTCTTCAAGCTGATGGACCAGGCCACGCGCGAGCCGGACCCGGCGAAGAAGAAGACGATGATCCAGGAGTACATCGACATCGTCGCCGAGCAGGCCGTGCTCTACCCGGTCGTGCACAACGAGCTGATGACGGCTTGGGACCCGAAGAAGATCACCGGTGTGCAGGCGCAGCCCTATCCCGGGATCAACGTGCTCAAGGCCAAGCCCGCGTAA
- a CDS encoding metal ABC transporter ATP-binding protein translates to MDASVKAGEPVIALRSVTAELGSRPVLRGIDLTVRRGEVVALLGANGSGKSTAVRTVIGQVPVSGGEVEIFGTPRRRFRDWARVGYVPQRTTAAGGVPATVTEVVSSGRLSRARFGLLRKADREAVRRALDLVGMADRAKDSVDALSGGQHQRVLIARALASEPELLIMDEPMAGVDLASQEILAKTLRAQVEAGASVLLVLHELGPLEPLIDRAVVLRDGCVLHDGPPPEAVGQHALPGHDHVHPHTSDLTPVRTGLLS, encoded by the coding sequence ATGGACGCATCGGTGAAGGCCGGCGAGCCCGTCATAGCCCTGCGCAGCGTGACGGCCGAGCTCGGCTCGCGTCCGGTGCTGCGCGGCATCGACCTGACCGTGCGACGCGGTGAGGTCGTGGCCCTGCTCGGCGCCAACGGTTCGGGCAAGTCGACGGCCGTGCGCACCGTGATCGGCCAGGTGCCCGTCAGCGGCGGCGAGGTCGAGATCTTCGGTACGCCGCGTCGGCGGTTCCGGGACTGGGCGCGGGTCGGTTACGTGCCGCAGCGGACGACCGCGGCGGGCGGGGTGCCGGCCACGGTCACCGAGGTCGTGTCCTCGGGGCGGCTGTCGCGGGCGCGCTTCGGTCTGCTGCGCAAGGCGGACCGTGAGGCGGTGCGCCGGGCGCTGGACCTGGTCGGGATGGCCGACCGTGCCAAGGACTCGGTGGACGCGCTCTCCGGCGGCCAGCACCAGCGCGTCCTCATCGCGCGGGCCCTGGCCTCCGAGCCGGAGCTGCTGATCATGGACGAGCCGATGGCGGGCGTCGACCTGGCGAGCCAGGAGATCCTCGCGAAGACGCTGCGGGCGCAGGTCGAGGCGGGTGCGTCCGTGCTGCTCGTCCTGCATGAGCTGGGCCCGCTGGAGCCGCTGATCGACCGTGCGGTCGTGTTGCGCGACGGCTGCGTCCTGCACGACGGGCCGCCGCCGGAGGCGGTCGGCCAGCACGCGCTGCCGGGCCACGACCACGTCCACCCACACACCTCGGATCTCACCCCCGTACGCACAGGACTGCTGAGCTGA